One region of Betaproteobacteria bacterium genomic DNA includes:
- the rplT gene encoding 50S ribosomal protein L20: MPRVKRGVTARARHKKILVQAKGYRGRRKNVYRIAKQAVMKAGQYQYRDRRQRKRQFRALWIARINAASRELGMKYSTFMNGLKKANIEVDRKVLADLAVFDQPAFAALAAQAKAQLGA; encoded by the coding sequence ATGCCTAGAGTTAAACGTGGTGTAACAGCTCGCGCTCGTCACAAGAAGATTCTCGTTCAGGCCAAGGGTTACCGCGGTCGTCGCAAGAACGTATACCGCATTGCCAAACAGGCGGTGATGAAGGCTGGTCAATATCAGTACCGTGACCGTCGTCAACGCAAGCGTCAGTTCCGTGCGCTGTGGATTGCTCGTATCAATGCCGCTTCTCGTGAGCTGGGCATGAAGTACAGCACCTTCATGAATGGTCTGAAGAAGGCCAATATCGAAGTTGACCGCAAGGTCCTGGCCGATCTGGCCGTCTTTGATCAGCCGGCTTTTGCCGCTCTGGCCGCACAGGCCAAGGCACAGCTCGGCGCCTGA
- a CDS encoding type II toxin-antitoxin system HigB family toxin → MHIISLKMLREFWEKHPEAEQVLKDWHSVLEKSTAKDFNELKNTFNSADYVPPYTVFDVGGNNYRVIVVVQYKFKKIYVREVMTHREYDDWNKLYRKGKV, encoded by the coding sequence ATGCACATCATTTCGCTGAAAATGCTGCGGGAGTTCTGGGAGAAGCACCCAGAGGCCGAGCAAGTGTTGAAGGACTGGCATTCAGTTCTGGAGAAGTCCACTGCAAAGGACTTCAACGAACTGAAGAACACATTCAACTCGGCCGACTATGTCCCTCCCTACACGGTGTTTGATGTGGGTGGTAACAACTATCGAGTTATTGTTGTCGTGCAGTACAAGTTCAAGAAGATCTATGTCCGCGAAGTGATGACACATCGGGAATACGACGACTGGAACAAGCTATATAGAAAAGGAAAGGTGTAA
- a CDS encoding NAD(P)H-binding protein — MTRKNVFVTGASGYLGRRLVRALLARGHQVSALVRNGRASVLPPACRVVIGDALDPQSFQDQMDGADTLVHLVGVAHPGPAKAAAFRHVDLASLQAAVLASRHAGLSHFVYLSVAQPAPVMQAYLAARAEGEASLVASGIPATILRPWYVLGPGHRWPMVLLPVYWLAEQFSATREGARRLGLVTIDQMIAALVAAVESPASETRILDVTAIRRFS, encoded by the coding sequence GTGACGAGGAAGAACGTCTTTGTTACGGGCGCCAGCGGCTATCTTGGCCGTCGCCTGGTGAGGGCGCTGCTGGCGCGCGGCCATCAGGTTAGCGCGCTGGTTCGTAACGGTCGAGCATCCGTCCTGCCACCGGCATGTCGCGTAGTGATAGGAGATGCGCTCGATCCTCAAAGTTTTCAGGATCAGATGGATGGCGCCGACACCCTGGTTCATCTGGTGGGCGTTGCGCATCCTGGTCCGGCCAAAGCTGCTGCCTTCCGGCATGTTGATCTAGCCTCGCTGCAAGCTGCGGTGCTCGCCTCTCGCCATGCTGGGCTGAGTCATTTTGTTTATCTGAGCGTCGCGCAACCGGCGCCGGTCATGCAGGCTTATCTGGCGGCTCGGGCCGAGGGTGAGGCGAGCCTTGTCGCCAGCGGCATCCCGGCGACTATTCTGCGCCCCTGGTACGTGCTGGGGCCAGGTCATAGGTGGCCAATGGTGCTGTTGCCAGTTTATTGGCTGGCCGAACAGTTTTCGGCAACCCGCGAGGGAGCGAGGCGGCTCGGGCTGGTGACCATCGATCAGATGATCGCCGCATTGGTGGCGGCCGTCGAGTCGCCGGCTTCGGAGACCCGCATCCTCGATGTCACGGCCATCCGGCGTTTTTCGTGA
- the hpnC gene encoding squalene synthase HpnC yields the protein MSVDHYENFPVASLLVPPKLRRPIKVIYRFARSADDIADEGEATPDERLNGLNAYRAELDRIDAGDIPQTALFVELAEVIAAHTLPIQLFRDLLDAFSQDVVKTRYADYPELLDYCRRSANPVGRLVLHLFGRTEPEHLEQSDCICTALQLINFWQDVAVDWKKERIYVPLCDLPRFHVSEVDIAQSHWSANWAALMDFEIDRTSALIKRGAPLVHALPGRLGWEIRLTMQGGLRILDRIRQVRGDVFTRRPKLGKWDWLVLAGRSIRM from the coding sequence ATGTCGGTCGATCATTACGAAAATTTCCCTGTCGCTTCGTTGCTCGTGCCACCAAAATTGCGCCGGCCGATCAAGGTGATCTACCGTTTTGCGCGCAGCGCCGACGATATTGCCGACGAGGGCGAGGCAACTCCGGACGAGCGCCTCAATGGATTGAACGCCTATCGCGCCGAACTGGATCGCATCGACGCCGGCGACATTCCACAAACGGCGCTATTCGTCGAACTCGCCGAGGTGATCGCTGCCCATACCTTGCCCATCCAGCTCTTCCGCGACTTGCTCGACGCTTTCTCGCAAGATGTTGTGAAAACGCGATACGCCGATTACCCGGAATTGCTCGACTATTGTCGCCGCTCGGCCAATCCGGTCGGGCGTCTGGTACTGCACCTGTTTGGCCGAACCGAACCGGAGCATCTGGAACAATCCGACTGCATCTGCACTGCCCTGCAGCTGATCAATTTTTGGCAGGATGTTGCGGTCGACTGGAAAAAAGAGCGGATTTACGTACCTTTGTGCGACCTCCCGCGCTTTCACGTCAGCGAGGTAGATATCGCGCAAAGCCACTGGTCGGCCAACTGGGCGGCACTGATGGATTTCGAGATTGACCGCACCAGCGCCCTGATAAAGCGTGGCGCACCGCTCGTCCATGCCCTGCCCGGCCGGCTTGGCTGGGAAATTCGATTGACCATGCAGGGCGGCCTGCGCATTCTCGACCGTATCCGGCAAGTGCGTGGTGACGTTTTCACGCGACGTCCGAAGCTGGGCAAATGGGATTGGCTCGTACTTGCTGGCCGTTCCATTAGAATGTAG
- a CDS encoding SlyX family protein, whose amino-acid sequence MESRITDLEIKISYTEDLLDELNRIVFRQQQQIDLLAKEIRSLREQSQNAQAHQPGNLRDELPPHY is encoded by the coding sequence GTGGAATCACGCATTACCGATCTCGAAATCAAGATCAGCTACACCGAAGACTTGTTGGACGAGCTGAATCGCATCGTCTTTCGCCAGCAGCAACAAATCGATCTGCTCGCCAAGGAAATTCGCAGTCTGCGCGAACAGTCGCAAAATGCCCAAGCGCACCAACCGGGCAACCTGCGCGACGAACTTCCGCCGCACTACTGA
- a CDS encoding phosphoesterase, with amino-acid sequence MQQTPVTVIYHADCLDGFGAAYAAWAHFGDAAVYRAMHHGEPWALADIAGHQVFILDFSFPPEFLETMARSANSVTQIDHHASALNAWGDKLRPSDNGLRQYQHPTLPLYVVFNLDKSGARLAWENFHPETPTPLAIRHIEDQDIWRFALPGTRAFCRALRLLPFDFATWYQLVLETPNASAARYLEAIIQGSAIDQFHQREIERMSQSVLRMPALVRGEPVDALQAQRHGQTIITDGDLSWLATPGIAINANALFASDLGNSLAEQSGSYGLIWQLSGVGEIKASLRSKGKTLDVATIASRYGGGGHTNASGFRMPAQQFFSEVLNLSPKA; translated from the coding sequence ATGCAGCAAACACCCGTTACGGTTATCTACCACGCAGACTGTCTGGATGGCTTTGGCGCTGCCTACGCGGCGTGGGCTCACTTTGGTGACGCTGCGGTTTATCGAGCAATGCATCACGGTGAACCATGGGCACTCGCCGACATTGCCGGCCATCAGGTATTCATTCTGGACTTCTCGTTTCCGCCAGAATTTCTCGAAACCATGGCCAGAAGTGCCAATTCGGTCACCCAGATTGATCATCACGCATCCGCCCTCAATGCCTGGGGCGACAAGCTACGCCCCAGCGATAACGGCCTGCGCCAATATCAGCACCCAACGCTGCCACTTTACGTCGTTTTCAATCTTGATAAATCAGGAGCACGACTGGCTTGGGAGAACTTCCATCCAGAAACACCGACGCCCCTGGCAATTCGGCACATCGAAGACCAAGACATCTGGCGCTTTGCTTTACCCGGCACGCGTGCCTTCTGTCGCGCCCTGCGCCTGCTGCCATTTGACTTTGCCACTTGGTACCAACTGGTTTTAGAGACACCCAACGCGTCGGCAGCTCGCTACCTAGAAGCCATCATTCAAGGCTCGGCCATTGATCAGTTTCACCAAAGAGAGATTGAACGCATGTCCCAAAGCGTACTGCGTATGCCGGCTTTGGTTCGTGGCGAACCCGTCGACGCCCTGCAGGCGCAGCGCCATGGACAAACCATCATTACCGACGGCGATCTGAGCTGGCTGGCCACACCAGGGATCGCCATCAACGCAAACGCGCTGTTTGCCTCGGATTTAGGAAACTCCCTGGCTGAGCAAAGTGGTAGTTACGGTTTGATCTGGCAATTGTCAGGTGTCGGCGAAATCAAGGCCTCGCTGCGCTCAAAAGGCAAAACGCTCGACGTTGCCACCATTGCCTCACGTTATGGTGGCGGCGGTCACACGAATGCGTCCGGATTCCGAATGCCGGCACAGCAATTCTTCAGTGAAGTTCTGAATTTATCCCCCAAGGCCTGA
- a CDS encoding helix-turn-helix domain-containing protein: MTLLERQFPGVMVLSPEDVATSLGFSRKSIYGQIAAGTFPIPVLRIGQLIKIPKLLLAEWLDGKVLAFGSESPTCTGAELDFNPEVSTKAKRGRPKNGQK; encoded by the coding sequence ATGACGCTCTTGGAGCGTCAGTTCCCCGGAGTGATGGTTCTCTCTCCTGAAGATGTAGCTACATCATTAGGATTCAGTCGTAAAAGCATTTACGGCCAGATAGCAGCAGGCACCTTCCCGATACCCGTTTTGCGGATTGGGCAACTGATCAAAATCCCCAAGCTTTTGCTTGCCGAGTGGCTGGATGGGAAAGTCCTAGCCTTTGGTTCTGAATCGCCAACCTGTACAGGTGCCGAACTGGATTTTAATCCTGAGGTATCAACCAAAGCCAAACGAGGTCGTCCCAAAAATGGCCAGAAATAG
- a CDS encoding DUF389 domain-containing protein has translation MNKHIVALNRLFHLGHDQDKPEMIDETIRSGVSVGGTNLWVLFFAILIASIGLNVNSTAVIIGAMLISPLMGPIVGVGYGAGVKDLRLIRQSLRNLGVFVAISLLTATLYFLLTPLTHAQSELLSRTSPTLWDVLIAFFGGAVGMIGATRRYNSNVVPGVAIATALMPPLCTAGYGIASGNLQYFGGAFYLFTINSVFIAFASLLVVKLLRLPEHGEIDATTRQRTRLAIGVIVIATAVPSGFLAYDLVVQKVFEEKAMRIVQGIDKDKRYVLLGREISVDKRRVMLTLGGDGQLDEVRQLVERQFATEGYDGVEVTVRHVGAEKFDVTQLKQELQQQVLSNTLQQLQESVATNGRLEAEIKSLKSGQEEFERLIKEIRAQYPEALRISAGSGSKAQRNDTQAQTTIIITMVIDQPIMASERARLQSWLKARYPGQAISLVISEEIASSKRTTKRSRR, from the coding sequence ATGAATAAACACATTGTCGCCCTGAACCGCCTCTTTCATCTCGGTCACGATCAGGACAAGCCCGAGATGATCGACGAAACCATCCGCAGTGGCGTATCCGTTGGCGGCACCAATCTGTGGGTGCTGTTTTTTGCCATCCTGATCGCGTCGATCGGACTCAACGTCAACTCAACGGCCGTCATCATCGGCGCCATGTTGATCTCCCCGCTGATGGGCCCGATTGTCGGCGTCGGCTACGGGGCTGGCGTCAAGGACTTGCGCCTGATCCGACAGTCATTGCGCAATCTCGGCGTTTTTGTCGCGATCAGCTTGTTGACGGCAACACTTTACTTTCTGCTGACCCCGCTCACCCATGCCCAATCGGAACTATTGTCGCGCACCAGTCCAACCCTGTGGGATGTCCTGATTGCATTCTTCGGCGGGGCAGTCGGCATGATCGGGGCAACCCGGCGCTACAACTCCAATGTCGTTCCCGGCGTCGCCATCGCCACGGCGCTGATGCCACCACTGTGCACCGCCGGCTACGGTATTGCCAGCGGCAACCTGCAATATTTTGGCGGTGCGTTTTACCTGTTCACCATCAACAGCGTCTTCATCGCCTTTGCCAGCCTGCTCGTGGTCAAGCTCTTACGCCTCCCTGAGCATGGCGAAATCGACGCGACGACACGCCAGCGTACCCGCCTTGCCATTGGCGTTATCGTCATTGCCACCGCGGTACCCAGCGGCTTCCTCGCCTACGACCTGGTCGTACAAAAAGTCTTCGAAGAAAAGGCCATGCGCATCGTTCAGGGCATCGACAAGGATAAACGCTATGTGCTGCTTGGCCGGGAAATCTCCGTCGACAAACGCCGCGTCATGCTGACGCTAGGCGGCGACGGACAACTGGATGAGGTACGGCAACTGGTTGAAAGGCAGTTTGCCACCGAGGGCTACGATGGCGTAGAAGTCACGGTGCGCCATGTTGGTGCGGAGAAATTCGACGTCACCCAACTGAAGCAGGAACTGCAGCAACAAGTGCTCAGCAATACGCTCCAGCAGCTGCAGGAAAGCGTGGCCACCAACGGACGCCTCGAAGCAGAAATCAAGTCGCTGAAGTCGGGGCAGGAAGAGTTTGAGCGGCTGATCAAGGAAATTCGCGCACAGTACCCGGAAGCCCTGAGGATTTCAGCGGGTAGTGGCAGCAAGGCGCAGCGCAATGACACCCAGGCCCAGACCACCATCATCATCACGATGGTCATCGATCAACCGATCATGGCGTCTGAACGAGCCCGCTTGCAGTCCTGGCTGAAGGCACGCTATCCGGGGCAGGCCATTTCACTGGTGATCAGTGAAGAAATTGCTTCATCCAAACGCACGACCAAACGCTCGCGTCGCTGA
- the hpnD gene encoding presqualene diphosphate synthase HpnD, with protein MNPDNYCQEKCAASGSSFYYSFLFLPAERRRAIMALYAFCREVDDVVDECNDAAIASTKLTWWRQEIERVATGQPQHPVGLALAGLDKRINLPKEQLLEIVDGMEMDLMQSRYLDFKGLSLYCYRVASVVGLLAAEIFGYTDRQTQKYAHDLGMAFQLTNIIRDIGEDARRGRIYIPMDELKQFNVPAADILNAKYSDNFTALMQFQYERAEKYYDQAFAQLPAVDRKSQRPGLIMAAIYRTLLDEIKRDNFQVLHQRISLPPTRKLWLAAKTWMKG; from the coding sequence ATGAATCCTGACAATTACTGCCAGGAGAAGTGCGCTGCCAGCGGCTCCTCCTTCTACTACAGCTTTCTGTTCCTTCCTGCTGAGCGCCGCCGCGCCATCATGGCGCTCTATGCCTTCTGCCGCGAAGTCGATGATGTCGTCGATGAATGCAACGATGCGGCCATCGCCTCCACCAAACTCACCTGGTGGCGACAGGAAATCGAGCGCGTGGCTACCGGCCAGCCGCAGCACCCGGTCGGACTGGCATTGGCCGGACTGGACAAGCGCATCAACCTGCCGAAGGAACAGTTGCTGGAAATCGTTGACGGCATGGAGATGGACCTCATGCAATCGCGCTACCTCGACTTCAAGGGCCTTTCGCTCTACTGCTACCGTGTCGCCAGCGTCGTCGGCCTGCTCGCCGCCGAAATCTTCGGTTACACCGACCGCCAGACGCAGAAATACGCCCACGACCTGGGCATGGCCTTCCAACTCACCAACATCATCCGCGACATCGGCGAAGATGCCCGGCGCGGCCGCATCTACATTCCGATGGATGAACTCAAGCAGTTCAATGTCCCGGCCGCCGACATCCTGAACGCCAAGTATTCAGACAACTTCACGGCCCTGATGCAGTTCCAGTACGAGCGCGCCGAAAAATATTATGACCAGGCGTTTGCCCAGTTGCCTGCCGTCGACCGTAAGAGCCAGCGCCCCGGCCTGATCATGGCGGCGATCTATCGCACCCTGCTTGACGAGATCAAACGCGACAACTTTCAAGTGCTTCACCAGCGCATTTCTTTGCCGCCGACGCGCAAGCTATGGCTGGCTGCCAAGACCTGGATGAAGGGCTGA
- a CDS encoding ABC transporter ATP-binding protein, whose amino-acid sequence MAVKSRANRKRAKRMAGKPVIEVLELGKTVDNGGEPLTILQDISFSVMPGETVAIVGASGSGKSTLLGLLAGLDSPTAGDVRLDDISLNSLDEDQRAKLRGRLLGFVFQSFQLLPSLTALENVMLPLELAGFSRSTAAAGEWLERVGLSHRLKHYPKHLSGGEQQRVALARAFAPNPQLVLADEPTGNLDAATGQQVIDLMFDLNAKQGTTLLLVTHDEAIAARCGRILRIQSGRLA is encoded by the coding sequence ATGGCGGTGAAGAGCAGGGCGAACAGGAAGAGAGCAAAGCGCATGGCAGGGAAACCGGTAATTGAGGTGTTGGAGCTGGGCAAGACAGTCGATAACGGCGGCGAGCCGCTGACGATTCTGCAGGATATTTCTTTTTCGGTCATGCCGGGTGAAACGGTTGCCATTGTCGGCGCCTCGGGTTCCGGCAAGTCGACGCTGCTTGGCCTGCTGGCCGGGCTGGATTCGCCGACCGCCGGCGACGTCCGGCTCGATGATATTTCGCTGAATTCGCTCGATGAAGACCAGCGCGCCAAATTGCGAGGCCGTCTGCTCGGTTTTGTGTTCCAGTCTTTTCAGCTACTGCCCTCGCTGACAGCGCTGGAGAATGTCATGCTGCCTTTGGAATTGGCCGGCTTTTCCCGGTCGACCGCAGCAGCCGGCGAATGGCTGGAACGTGTCGGCCTCAGTCATCGCCTGAAGCATTATCCGAAGCATTTGTCCGGCGGTGAGCAGCAGCGCGTGGCACTGGCCCGCGCCTTTGCACCTAATCCGCAACTGGTCCTGGCCGATGAGCCGACCGGCAATCTCGACGCTGCGACCGGCCAGCAGGTCATCGACCTGATGTTCGATCTGAACGCCAAACAGGGAACGACGCTGCTGCTGGTCACCCACGACGAAGCGATTGCTGCCCGTTGCGGGCGCATTCTGCGCATTCAGTCCGGGCGGCTGGCTTGA
- the infC gene encoding translation initiation factor IF-3, translated as MAQNKAHRLNEEITVPEIRLQGAEGEQLGIVSIREALHMAEEAGADLVEIAPTAKPPVCRIMDYGKFKYQEQKRAHEAKLKQKQVQVKEIKLRPGTDENDYQIKLRNMTRFLEEGDKVKVTLRFRGREMAHQEFGMRQLERIKADLDVVGAVEQMPKMEGRQMIMVIGPAKKKQP; from the coding sequence ATAGCTCAGAACAAGGCGCATCGCCTCAACGAAGAAATTACGGTTCCGGAGATTCGTCTCCAGGGTGCAGAAGGTGAACAGCTAGGCATAGTCAGTATTCGTGAGGCTTTGCACATGGCTGAAGAAGCTGGGGCGGATCTGGTTGAGATCGCTCCGACTGCCAAGCCGCCGGTCTGCCGCATCATGGACTACGGCAAGTTCAAGTACCAGGAACAGAAGCGTGCGCATGAGGCCAAGCTGAAGCAGAAGCAGGTGCAGGTCAAGGAAATCAAGCTGCGCCCAGGTACCGACGAAAACGATTACCAGATCAAGCTCAGGAATATGACGCGTTTCCTGGAAGAGGGCGACAAGGTCAAAGTGACCCTGCGCTTCCGGGGCCGCGAAATGGCGCATCAGGAATTCGGTATGCGCCAGTTGGAACGAATCAAGGCTGACCTTGATGTGGTTGGTGCAGTCGAGCAGATGCCGAAGATGGAAGGTCGTCAGATGATTATGGTCATCGGGCCGGCCAAGAAGAAGCAACCGTAG
- a CDS encoding transcriptional regulator, translated as MHAAQSRFDIRAIQTSWAKLDAMAHIRPIHDEAGYDRMVALMNDLLDVVGDNEEHKLAGLLELVGDLVSNYEREHFTIEASVPKDALRFLIEAKGLKQEDLSNIVAQGNLSNILAGHRKISATLAGKLGEFFGVSPALFIPKA; from the coding sequence ATGCATGCTGCACAAAGCCGTTTTGACATCCGCGCAATCCAGACCTCCTGGGCCAAGCTCGATGCAATGGCTCACATTCGTCCGATCCATGACGAAGCAGGCTATGACCGCATGGTTGCACTCATGAATGACTTGCTCGATGTGGTTGGCGACAATGAAGAACACAAGCTGGCTGGTCTTCTGGAGCTTGTCGGCGATCTGGTTTCCAACTACGAGCGCGAACACTTCACCATCGAAGCTTCCGTGCCGAAAGACGCCCTGCGCTTCCTGATCGAAGCCAAAGGCCTGAAACAGGAAGACCTTTCAAATATCGTCGCACAAGGCAACCTGTCGAATATCCTTGCCGGTCATCGCAAGATATCTGCAACACTGGCCGGAAAGCTTGGCGAGTTCTTTGGTGTCAGCCCCGCGCTGTTCATTCCCAAGGCTTAA
- the rpmI gene encoding 50S ribosomal protein L35 has product MPKMKTKSSAKKRFSIRAGGSIKRGQAFKRHILTKKTTKVKRHLRGSVEVNARDSASVRAMMPYA; this is encoded by the coding sequence ATGCCCAAAATGAAGACCAAGAGCAGCGCGAAAAAGCGCTTCTCGATTCGCGCTGGTGGTTCCATCAAGCGCGGTCAAGCCTTCAAGCGTCACATCCTGACCAAGAAGACGACCAAAGTGAAACGCCATCTGCGCGGTTCAGTCGAAGTTAACGCGCGCGATTCAGCATCCGTCCGCGCCATGATGCCCTACGCATAA
- a CDS encoding FAD-dependent oxidoreductase, whose translation MKIAVIGGGWAGIAAAVELTAAGIETTLFEAGRVLGGRARAVRIDSQTLDNGQHILLGAYRETLALMRRVGGDPDQLFNRRPLQVIDNTGFRLALPKLPAPLNVAWGLLTASAVDWKEKAKTAWWMEGIKRQGFQLVQDMTVTQWLDSAGQTGALRRHLWEPLCLAALNTPAERASAQLFASVLRDSLGSSRREDTDLLLPRVDLGQLLPDPARKWLSAHGAKICLSTRVNHISSTENAIKIDGEAYVAAIIATAPQHIGALWPAAATNYAYEPIATVYLKFGPKTKTSFPLTSRLGRYGQWIVDRGDGLLACVLSGHGDWEALDDAALAIALETELAMPETSSWHKVIREKRATFSATPGLQRPDFKTEDPRIFLAGDYTWADYPATLEGAVRSGQRAARSAAKSLAK comes from the coding sequence TTGAAAATTGCCGTCATCGGTGGCGGCTGGGCCGGCATCGCTGCGGCCGTGGAATTGACTGCCGCCGGTATTGAAACCACCCTCTTCGAAGCCGGCCGCGTGCTCGGTGGCCGAGCCCGCGCTGTCCGCATTGATAGCCAGACGCTCGACAACGGCCAGCACATCCTGCTTGGCGCCTATCGCGAGACGCTGGCGCTGATGCGCCGGGTCGGTGGCGATCCTGACCAGCTATTCAACCGCCGCCCACTGCAGGTCATCGACAACACCGGCTTCCGCCTGGCACTTCCGAAACTGCCGGCCCCGCTCAATGTAGCCTGGGGTTTACTAACTGCTTCTGCAGTCGACTGGAAAGAAAAGGCAAAAACAGCCTGGTGGATGGAAGGCATCAAGCGCCAGGGTTTCCAGCTGGTGCAAGACATGACCGTCACCCAATGGCTGGACTCTGCGGGGCAGACTGGCGCCCTGCGCCGCCACCTGTGGGAACCGCTCTGCCTCGCTGCACTGAACACGCCAGCCGAGCGCGCCTCGGCGCAACTTTTTGCCAGCGTCCTGCGCGACAGCCTCGGCAGTTCACGCCGCGAAGATACCGACCTGCTACTGCCCCGCGTTGATCTCGGCCAATTACTGCCGGATCCCGCCAGGAAATGGCTGTCCGCCCATGGCGCAAAAATCTGTCTGAGCACACGCGTCAATCATATCTCAAGCACTGAAAATGCCATCAAAATCGACGGCGAAGCCTACGTAGCCGCGATCATCGCCACCGCACCCCAGCATATCGGCGCCCTTTGGCCTGCTGCAGCCACCAATTACGCCTACGAACCGATTGCTACGGTCTACCTGAAATTTGGGCCAAAAACGAAAACTTCTTTCCCCCTGACCAGCCGGCTTGGACGGTATGGCCAATGGATAGTTGATCGCGGCGATGGCCTGCTCGCCTGCGTCCTGAGCGGCCATGGCGATTGGGAAGCACTGGATGACGCGGCCTTGGCAATCGCCCTTGAAACCGAACTGGCAATGCCGGAAACGTCGAGCTGGCACAAAGTCATCCGTGAAAAACGCGCCACCTTCTCGGCCACCCCTGGACTGCAGCGCCCTGATTTCAAGACCGAAGACCCGCGCATCTTCCTGGCCGGCGACTACACCTGGGCCGACTACCCGGCCACGCTGGAAGGCGCCGTGCGGAGTGGTCAGCGGGCAGCACGATCAGCTGCCAAATCACTCGCCAAATGA